A window from Corynebacterium urealyticum DSM 7109 encodes these proteins:
- a CDS encoding anti-sigma factor family protein, translating to MEIGHLGPEAIAALVDGELSPRAAERARIHLVHCADCRREVLSQREVAQAMRTAMAHQAGPGHATEHDGQGLPETLLSRLAAIPEESDGSQVNAQDERTTRATGSTAAGQHGRVGARSGGDRAEQKLNFDIAGRRFPRTLAAKIELFIHQLRDARRS from the coding sequence ATGGAAATCGGTCACTTGGGGCCGGAGGCTATCGCTGCCCTCGTGGACGGGGAACTGAGCCCCCGCGCGGCCGAACGCGCGCGCATCCACCTCGTGCACTGTGCGGACTGCCGCCGTGAAGTGCTGTCCCAGCGCGAGGTTGCCCAGGCGATGCGTACCGCCATGGCGCACCAGGCCGGCCCGGGCCACGCAACTGAGCACGATGGGCAGGGGCTGCCCGAGACACTGCTGTCGCGGCTGGCAGCCATCCCAGAGGAGTCGGATGGTTCCCAGGTGAATGCGCAAGACGAGCGCACCACGCGTGCCACGGGTTCGACCGCTGCTGGCCAGCATGGTCGTGTGGGTGCGCGCAGTGGGGGAGACCGCGCTGAGCAGAAGCTGAATTTCGACATCGCCGGACGGCGATTCCCGCGCACACTGGCGGCGAAAATCGAGCTGTTTATTCACCAGCTTCGTGACGCCAGGAGGTCTTAA
- the tatB gene encoding Sec-independent protein translocase subunit TatB has protein sequence MFSSISWFNILVLLIIGLIVIGPERLPGMIKDIRAVALAFRNLVNDARRQLDEDFGPEFKEFQKPLSQINEYRRMGPRGLVTKALFDGDDAFFNDLENTGRQLADSVNSVTNPAGHTSAERPSSQAPLPDSQPQGTGSASNAAGSRTAVGQGAPSGASGRTTNQQSQQLAAGESSASSRAAGVWDDVL, from the coding sequence GTGTTTTCTTCCATCAGTTGGTTCAACATCCTGGTGCTCCTGATCATCGGGCTGATTGTTATCGGCCCGGAGCGGCTGCCGGGGATGATCAAAGATATCCGCGCGGTGGCGTTGGCTTTTCGCAATCTCGTCAACGACGCCCGTCGCCAGCTGGATGAGGACTTCGGCCCTGAATTCAAGGAGTTCCAGAAGCCGCTGAGCCAGATCAACGAGTACCGCCGGATGGGGCCACGCGGTCTCGTCACGAAGGCGCTCTTCGATGGAGACGATGCCTTCTTCAACGACCTGGAGAACACCGGCCGCCAGTTGGCTGATTCAGTGAACTCGGTGACTAATCCGGCTGGACACACGAGCGCCGAGCGCCCCTCCTCACAGGCCCCGCTGCCTGATTCCCAGCCCCAGGGCACAGGGAGCGCCTCCAATGCAGCCGGGTCACGCACCGCGGTCGGCCAGGGAGCACCGAGCGGTGCTTCGGGGCGCACGACGAACCAACAGTCCCAGCAGCTTGCGGCGGGGGAGAGCTCTGCATCATCCCGGGCAGCCGGGGTATGGGACGACGTCCTGTAG
- a CDS encoding Mrp/NBP35 family ATP-binding protein, whose translation MPMVQESDIRNALSKVEDPELNRSITELGMVKSIEIDGADVAVEIYLTIAGCPMKSHLTEETRKAAESVAGVENVTVTTDVMSDEQRREVRKLVRGDAADPVIPFAQPDSTTRVYAVASGKGGVGKSSITVNLAVSLQRRGLKVGVIDADIYGHSIPNMMGSTDRPHQVDEMIMPLQAHGVKLISIGHFVGDNSPVVWRGPMLHRAIQQFLGDVFWGDLDILLLDLPPGTGDVAISVAQLVPNAELLIVTTPQAAAAEVAERAGSIAQQTRQRIGGVIENMSWMQMPDGSKNEIFGSGGGQLVADRLSQIAGTKVPLLGQIPLDPNLRIGGDLGNPIALSEPNSEAAQAFGAIADHLALRRSSLAGKSLGLGVTRK comes from the coding sequence ATGCCCATGGTTCAAGAATCTGATATTCGCAACGCATTGTCGAAGGTCGAGGATCCCGAGCTGAACCGCTCGATCACCGAACTCGGCATGGTGAAGTCCATCGAGATCGACGGCGCCGACGTGGCTGTCGAGATCTACCTCACCATCGCAGGATGCCCGATGAAGTCTCACCTCACGGAGGAGACGAGGAAGGCCGCGGAGAGCGTGGCTGGCGTCGAGAACGTCACCGTCACCACCGACGTGATGAGCGACGAGCAGCGCCGCGAAGTGCGCAAGCTGGTCCGTGGCGACGCCGCCGACCCGGTGATCCCGTTCGCACAGCCGGACTCCACGACCCGCGTCTACGCCGTCGCTTCCGGCAAGGGTGGTGTGGGCAAGTCCTCCATCACGGTGAATCTGGCGGTCTCCCTGCAGCGCCGTGGCCTGAAGGTCGGTGTGATCGACGCCGATATTTACGGCCACTCCATCCCGAACATGATGGGCAGCACCGACCGGCCGCACCAGGTCGACGAGATGATCATGCCGCTGCAGGCGCACGGCGTGAAGCTGATCTCCATCGGTCACTTTGTGGGCGACAACTCCCCGGTTGTGTGGCGCGGCCCGATGCTGCACCGCGCGATCCAGCAGTTCCTCGGCGACGTGTTCTGGGGCGATCTGGACATCCTGCTGCTCGACCTGCCACCGGGCACCGGCGACGTGGCGATCTCTGTTGCCCAGCTGGTGCCGAACGCTGAGCTCCTGATCGTGACGACCCCGCAGGCGGCTGCCGCGGAGGTCGCGGAGCGTGCAGGCTCCATCGCGCAGCAGACCCGCCAGCGCATCGGCGGCGTGATCGAGAACATGAGCTGGATGCAGATGCCGGATGGCTCGAAGAACGAGATCTTCGGCTCCGGTGGTGGCCAGCTGGTGGCAGATCGCCTGTCACAGATCGCGGGCACGAAGGTGCCGCTGCTGGGCCAGATCCCGCTGGACCCGAACCTGCGCATTGGCGGCGACCTGGGCAACCCGATCGCTCTTTCGGAGCCGAACTCCGAGGCAGCCCAGGCCTTCGGGGCGATCGCCGATCACCTCGCGCTGCGGCGTTCCTCCCTGGCCGGCAAGTCCCTGGGCCTGGGGGTCACCCGCAAGTAG
- a CDS encoding DUF1003 domain-containing protein, translating to MPKNYNQPALDTPTTGARRSLFSLNGDAVGAGAEKVARFLGTGKYLAWQTLIVVVWICLNIGGMWWNWDPYPFILLNLAFSTQAAYAAPLILLAQNRQDDRDRLALNEDRRRAEETKADTEFLARELAGVRIAVGETVTRDYLRRELDELSELMRRIEDKLEDRAHDEDEREMADGARSAGSSPRGES from the coding sequence ATGCCTAAGAACTACAATCAGCCCGCCCTCGACACCCCAACCACCGGGGCGCGCCGCTCGCTGTTTTCTCTCAATGGCGACGCTGTAGGCGCGGGCGCAGAGAAGGTGGCTCGCTTCCTGGGCACCGGCAAGTACCTCGCCTGGCAGACCCTCATCGTGGTGGTGTGGATCTGCCTCAACATCGGCGGGATGTGGTGGAACTGGGACCCCTACCCTTTCATCCTGCTCAACCTGGCCTTCTCCACTCAGGCGGCCTACGCAGCGCCTCTGATTCTGCTAGCGCAGAACCGTCAGGACGACCGCGACCGTTTGGCGTTGAACGAGGATCGGCGCCGCGCTGAGGAGACCAAGGCCGACACGGAGTTTCTGGCCCGGGAGCTGGCGGGCGTACGCATCGCGGTGGGCGAAACGGTCACCCGAGACTACCTCCGCCGCGAGCTCGACGAGCTCTCAGAGCTGATGCGCCGCATTGAGGATAAGCTCGAGGATCGCGCCCATGACGAAGACGAGCGCGAGATGGCGGATGGTGCTCGAAGTGCAGGCTCCTCCCCGCGCGGGGAATCCTAG